A part of Lactobacillus sp. ESL0700 genomic DNA contains:
- a CDS encoding LysR family transcriptional regulator has protein sequence MKYNLMAIKYFVDVVETQGFTPAAKRNFVSQTAISNAVKNLEKEINIKLIDRSTSHFKVTPAGVNFYHYSVALLKHYYNFGEKVSQLNNSYSTLRIHYLRGFGHWAIRLAQNLKETIPKIQLQLDTENFAGSIPKLDASDYDILIGFATAVSKIKDIHLKSIGTANFGVLVNKNSQESSTSQPLFLQKWSATDNNDVQTKIRLILKEMNIAYDPVIYLDSFDAALANIVLNHGMAIYPKELPIPTNYGQDVCYLPNIPSLQYDVVAIYKDPAISKILTSSLVR, from the coding sequence ATGAAATATAATTTGATGGCGATTAAATATTTCGTTGATGTGGTTGAAACGCAAGGCTTTACACCAGCTGCCAAAAGAAATTTTGTTTCGCAAACTGCCATCAGCAATGCTGTCAAAAACTTGGAAAAAGAGATTAACATTAAGCTGATTGACCGTTCCACGTCGCACTTTAAAGTTACTCCTGCAGGTGTCAACTTTTATCATTATTCTGTTGCCTTGCTCAAGCATTACTATAATTTTGGCGAGAAAGTCAGCCAGCTCAATAACTCATACAGTACTTTGCGAATTCATTATTTGCGCGGCTTTGGTCATTGGGCAATCCGGTTAGCGCAAAACTTGAAAGAAACAATACCAAAGATTCAGCTGCAATTAGATACGGAAAACTTTGCCGGCAGTATTCCTAAGCTTGATGCAAGTGATTACGATATTTTAATCGGCTTTGCGACAGCTGTCAGCAAGATCAAGGATATTCATCTTAAGAGCATTGGCACTGCCAACTTTGGCGTTTTAGTCAACAAAAATTCCCAAGAAAGTAGCACTAGCCAACCATTATTTTTACAAAAATGGTCGGCGACTGATAACAATGACGTCCAAACTAAGATTAGGCTGATCCTAAAAGAGATGAATATTGCCTATGATCCTGTTATCTATCTCGATAGTTTCGACGCGGCACTAGCCAATATTGTGCTCAATCACGGCATGGCAATCTATCCTAAAGAATTGCCAATCCCCACTAACTATGGGCAAGATGTTTGCTACTTACCAAATATTCCTAGTCTGCAATATGATGTTGTCGCAATTTATAAAGACCCTGCCATCAGTAAAATTTTAACTAGCAGTTTAGTAAGATGA
- a CDS encoding YxeA family protein, whose translation MKHIENFFLNSVVVMVALVALLSMIHIPLVDEVKDYFNPFITVQTDYAKVPKGTQDYRNIQALDRDGNKLSYKLEEFGGYDPNQQYVVVKHKGQFVKHIDYISKSKMPIAKD comes from the coding sequence ATGAAGCATATTGAAAATTTTTTCTTAAATAGTGTAGTTGTAATGGTAGCGCTAGTTGCACTTTTGTCGATGATTCATATCCCGCTTGTCGATGAGGTTAAGGATTACTTTAATCCATTTATTACGGTGCAAACCGACTATGCCAAGGTACCTAAAGGTACGCAGGATTATCGTAATATTCAGGCCTTGGATAGAGATGGTAACAAGCTGTCTTACAAGCTTGAGGAATTTGGTGGCTATGATCCTAATCAGCAATATGTTGTTGTTAAGCATAAGGGACAATTTGTAAAACATATTGATTATATCTCAAAAAGTAAAATGCCAATTGCAAAAGATTAA